The genomic segment TGGCCATGGCGCGCGTCACCGTGGAAGATTGCATTGACAAGGTCGACAACCGGTTCGACCTCGTCCTGTTGGCCGCTCATCGCGCCCGCATGATCTCGTCCGGCTCGCCGCTCACGATCGATCGCGACAACGACAAGAATCCCGTTGTTTCGCTTCGCGAAATTGCGGATCAGACGATTTCGCCGGAAGACCTCAAGGAAGAACTGGTGCACTCGCTGCAGAAGTTCGTCGAGGTCGATGAGCCGGAACCGGATACCGTTCCGCTGATTGGTTCGGCCGGCGCCAGCGTCGACGCGGACGATACCGAAGTGGCGATGGAGCGGATGACCGAGGAAGAGCTGCTCAAGGGTCTGGAGGGCTTGGCGCCCCCGGAGGAGCAGCCCGAGGAAGACGAATAAGCCCGTTCGCGGCTTTGCACGTTTCCGTGATGCTCTGCAAAACGGCTCGGATCGCTTCCGGGCCGTTTTTTGTTTTCGGAAGGGATTCGATCGTGCACGGAACGGTGTCCGGCGCATTGCTGCCTTGACCTAAACTCTGCCGAAATCGCGGTTTTTTCTGGCCGTTCTGGTTCCTTTCATGGCACAAGATCAGAGGGCTAGCGGGCGCAATTAAAGCTCCGATGGCGGAGCCATCGCCTCGCTGCAATGCAATAAAGGTTGTGGAATGGCGTCAGGACGCCAGGGTTCGAAGCAGATGGAGCAGGCCGGCGGCGCAGCTGCCGTGGCCGAGCCGACTGCTGTCGCCAAACCCCGATCCCGTGCCCGGATGATGCGGCAATACGATCTGGTCGAACGGGTCCGGTCGTACAATCCCAATACCGACGAGGATCTCCTTAACCGGGCGTACGTCTACGCCATGATGGCGCACGGGGAGCAAACCCGCGCCTCGGGCGACCCGTACTTCTCGCACCCGCTCGAAGTCGCCGCGATCCTGACCAACCTCAAGCTCGACGACGCCACCATCGTCGCCGCGCTGTTGCACGATACCATCGAGGACACCGAGGCGACCCGGACCGAGATCGACACCATGTTCGGTCCGGAGATCGGCGCCTTGGTCGAGGGACTGACCAAGCTGAAGCGTCTTGAGCTGGTGTCGCGTGAGGCCAAGCAGGCTGAAAATCTGCGCAAGCTGCTGCTGGCGATCGCCGACGACGTGCGCGTGCTGCTGATCAAGCTGGCCGACCGCCTGCACAACATGCGCACGCTGGAGTTCGTGCCGCCTGCCTCGCGTCAGCGCATCGCCGAGGAAACGCTCGACATCTACGCGCCGCTCGCAGGCCGCATGGGCATGCAGGAGATGCGCGAGGAGCTCGAGGATCTGTCGTTCCGCAGCCTCGATCCGGAAGCCTTCACTGTCGTGATGCAGCGGCTAGATGCGCTGGCCGAACGCAACCGCAATCTCATCGGCGAGATCGAAAGTCAGCTCTCCGCCAATCTCGCCCGCCATGGCATCACCGCCGAGGTGACCGGGCGTCGGAAGCGGCCGTTTTCGATCTGGACCAAGATGGAGCGTAAGTCGGTCGGCTTCGAGCAGCTCTCCGACATCTACGGCTTCCGCGTCGTCCTCGATAACGTCGAGGCCTGCTATCGCGCGCTCGGCGTCGTGCACACGACCTGGCCGATGGTGCCGGGCCGGTTCAAGGACTACATCTCGACGCCGAAGCAGAATGACTATCGTTCGCTGCACACCACAGTGATCGGTCCGGGCCAACAGCGCGTCGAGCTGCAGTTCCGCACCCGCGAGATGAATCAGATCGCGGAATACGGCATCGCCGCGCACGCGTTCTACAAGGACGGCGTCGGTTCGCCGACCGAGCTGCTCAACCGCGAATCCAATGCGTTCGCCTGGCTCCGTCACACCATCGAGATGCTGTCGGAGAGCTCGAACCCCGAGGAATTCCTCGAGCACACCAAGCTCGAACTGTTCCACGACCAGGTGTTCTGCTTCACCCCGAAGGGCAAGCTGATCGCGCTGCCGCGCAAAGCCAATGTCGTCGACTTCGCCTATGCGGTGCACACCGACGTCGGCAACAGTGCGGTCGGTTGCAAGATCAACGGCAAGTTCGCGCCGCTGTCGTCCGAGCTGCAGAACGGCGATGAAGTCGAAGTGCTGACTTCGCCGGTGCAGTCGGCGCCGCCGGCGGCATGGGAATCGCTCGCCGTCACCGGCAAGGCACGGGCGGCGATCCGCCGTGCGACGCGCGTGGCGATGCGCGATCAGTATGCCGGCCTCGGCCGCCGCATCGTCGAGCGCCTGTTTGCGCGGGCCAAGATCGAATATGCCGACGACAAGCTGAAAGGCGCGCTGCCACGGCTGGCGCGAGCGTCGGTCGAAGACGTGATGGCGTCGGTCGGCCGGGGTGAGATGAAGGCGTCCGACGTCGCCCGGGCGATGTACCCGGACTACAAGGAAGAGCGCATCGCGCGGTTCGGCGGCAAGAAGGATGTGCCGGACAAGGTGATTGGCAAGGCTCCCGAGACCGGCAAGGTCAGCTCGGTGATTCCGATCGGCGGCCTGCACTCGGGATTGCCGGTGAAGTTCGCGCCGAACGGCGGCGCTGTGCCGGGCGACCGCATCGTCGGCATCGTCACGCCGGGCGAGGGGATCACCATCTATCCGATCCAGTCGCCGGACCTGAAGGAGTTCGAGGAAGAGCCGGAGCGCTGGCTCGACGTGAAGTGGGACATCGACGAGACCACGCCGCAGCGCTTCCCGGCGCGGTTGTTCGTGCAGAATGTCAACGAGCCTGGCAGCCTGGCGCAGATCGCCGGCGTCATCGCCGAACACGACGGCAACATCGACAACATCAACATGAGCCGGCGGTCCCCCGACTTCACCGAGCTCACCATCGATCTCGAGGTCTATGACCTCAAGCACCTCAGCGCGATCATCGCCCAGTTGCGCGCCAAGGACGTCGTCGCTCACGTCGAGCGGGTCAACGGCTGAGGCCAGAGGTCGCACGAGGCAGTTAGTATGTTCGTCATTGCGAGCAAAGCACAGCAATCCAGGACAACGATCACTGAACTGGATTGCTTCGTCGCTTCGCTCCTCGCAATGACGAGTGGTGTCCACTCCAAGTCTTTCGGTTCTCGATAATGTCCAAAGCTCCTCCGCTTCGTCTCGGGGTCAACATCGATCACATTGCCACACTGCGGAACGCGCGCGGCGGACGTCATCCTGATCCGTTGCGGGCCGCGTTTGCGGCCATCGAAGCGGGCGCCGACGGCATCACCGCGCATCTGCGCGAAGATCGTCGCCACATCCGCGACGCCGACATGCAGCGGCTGAAGGCGGAGATTTCCAAGCCTCTGAACTTCGAAATGGCGGCGACCGACGACATGATCAGGATCGCCCTCGGCGTGAAGCCGCATGCGGTGTGTCTCGTTCCGGAGCGGCGCGAAGAACTGACCACCGAAGGCGGCCTCGACGTCGTCGGCCAGCAAGCCTCGCTGGGACCGGCGATCGCGCGGTTCAACGATGCCGGCATCCGCACCTCGCTGTTTATCGCGGCCGATCCGGCGCAGATCGAGATGGCGGCCAAGCTGAAGGCCCCGGCGATTGAGATCCACACCGGCGCCTGGTGCGACGCGATCACCGATGGTGATGCGGCCAAGGCCAATACCGAATGGCAGCGGATTTTCGCCGGCGCCGCGCTGGCGCGATCGGCCGGGCTCGAAGTCCATGCCGGTCATGGTCTCGACTATGCCACCGCCGAGACGATCTCGGAGCTGCCGCAGATCGTCGAACTGAATATCGGCTTCTACATGATCGGAGAGGCGCTGTTCGTTGGCCTCGGCGAGACCGTGCGTGCGATGCGGGCGGCCATCGACCGCGGCCGTGCAAAAGCGATCGCCGCATGATCATCGGTATCGGCTCCGATCTGATCGACATCACCCGGATCGCCAAGGTGATCGAACGCCACGGCGAACGGTTCCTGGATAGGGTGTTCACCGAGGCGGAGCGGGCGAAGGCCGAACGGCGGGCCAAGAAGTCGGAACTGGTCGCCGCCACCTACGCCAAGCGGTTCGCCGCCAAGGAGGCCTGCTCCAAGGCGCTCGGTACCGGTATTCGGCAAGGGGTGTGGTGGCGCGACATGGGGGTGGTCAATCTCCCGGGCGGCCGGCCGACCATGGTGCTGACCGGGGGAGCCAAGACCCGGCTCGACGCGCTGACGCCTCCGGGCATGACGGCGCGGATCGACCTGTCGATCACGGATGAATGGCCACTCGCCCAGGCTTTCGTGGTGATCTCGGCGATCCCGACGGCTGCCGAGCAGGCCGGCGCCACTTCCTCGTGAGACGGAAAAGCGGCTGATTCGTCATAGCATTAGCCTGCGATACCGCGACGCTTGATTGCACCGGTCGCGACAACAGTCTAAAACCGCGCGGAATCCCCAGCGGGGTCGAGTCCTCGGCGAACGAGCGCCGGTCGTGGCGGTGTCCGTCGCTGCGGCCTACGTCTCGCCCATCACCTGGACCCGCTCCACACCAGTCCAGTCGTCCACCGCGCGGTTCCCCGCGACGGGAATCGGGAAAGCGATGAGCGTGACATCCGGAACCAAATCTGAGAGCGGCGTCGGCGAAACGATCCGCGTCGTCATTCACGCCCTCATCATCGCGCTGATCATCCGTACCTTCCTGTTCCAGCCTTTCAACATTCCGTCGGGCTCGATGAAGGCGACGCTGCTGGTCGGCGACTATCTGTTCGTCTCCAAATACAGCTACGGCTACAGCCACTATTCGATTCCGCTGTCGCCGCCGCTGTTCTCGGGGCGGATCTTCGGCTCCGATCCGAACCGCGGCGACGTCGTGGTGTTCCGCCTGCCGAAGGACGACTCCACCGACTACATCAAGCGCGTGATCGGCCTGCCGGGCGACCGCATCCAGATGCGCGAGGGCCTGCTGTACATCAACGACAAGCCGGTCGACCGCGAGCGGCTGTCGGACTACGTCGGCGAAGATCCGTGCGGCTCGGAAGCGACCGCGCGTGTCAAGCGCTGGAAGGAAACGCTGCCGAACGGCGTGTCCTATGAGACGCTGGATTGCGTCGACAACGGCTTCTACGACAACACCAACGTCTACACCGTCCCGCCCGGCCACTTCTTCATGATGGGCGACAACCGCGACAACTCCACCGACAGCCGCGTGCTGTCCGCCGTCGGCTACGTGCCTTACGAGAACATCATCGGCCGGGCCCAGATGATCTTCTTCTCGATCGCCGAGGGCGAGCACGCCTGGCAGATCTGGCGCTGGCCGACCGCGGTTCGCTGGGGCCGCATCTTCTCCATCGTGCGATGACCGATGATGTGACCAACGTCGAGCAACCCTCGAC from the Rhodopseudomonas palustris genome contains:
- the rpoZ gene encoding DNA-directed RNA polymerase subunit omega, translated to MARVTVEDCIDKVDNRFDLVLLAAHRARMISSGSPLTIDRDNDKNPVVSLREIADQTISPEDLKEELVHSLQKFVEVDEPEPDTVPLIGSAGASVDADDTEVAMERMTEEELLKGLEGLAPPEEQPEEDE
- a CDS encoding RelA/SpoT family protein; its protein translation is MASGRQGSKQMEQAGGAAAVAEPTAVAKPRSRARMMRQYDLVERVRSYNPNTDEDLLNRAYVYAMMAHGEQTRASGDPYFSHPLEVAAILTNLKLDDATIVAALLHDTIEDTEATRTEIDTMFGPEIGALVEGLTKLKRLELVSREAKQAENLRKLLLAIADDVRVLLIKLADRLHNMRTLEFVPPASRQRIAEETLDIYAPLAGRMGMQEMREELEDLSFRSLDPEAFTVVMQRLDALAERNRNLIGEIESQLSANLARHGITAEVTGRRKRPFSIWTKMERKSVGFEQLSDIYGFRVVLDNVEACYRALGVVHTTWPMVPGRFKDYISTPKQNDYRSLHTTVIGPGQQRVELQFRTREMNQIAEYGIAAHAFYKDGVGSPTELLNRESNAFAWLRHTIEMLSESSNPEEFLEHTKLELFHDQVFCFTPKGKLIALPRKANVVDFAYAVHTDVGNSAVGCKINGKFAPLSSELQNGDEVEVLTSPVQSAPPAAWESLAVTGKARAAIRRATRVAMRDQYAGLGRRIVERLFARAKIEYADDKLKGALPRLARASVEDVMASVGRGEMKASDVARAMYPDYKEERIARFGGKKDVPDKVIGKAPETGKVSSVIPIGGLHSGLPVKFAPNGGAVPGDRIVGIVTPGEGITIYPIQSPDLKEFEEEPERWLDVKWDIDETTPQRFPARLFVQNVNEPGSLAQIAGVIAEHDGNIDNINMSRRSPDFTELTIDLEVYDLKHLSAIIAQLRAKDVVAHVERVNG
- a CDS encoding pyridoxine 5'-phosphate synthase; this translates as MSKAPPLRLGVNIDHIATLRNARGGRHPDPLRAAFAAIEAGADGITAHLREDRRHIRDADMQRLKAEISKPLNFEMAATDDMIRIALGVKPHAVCLVPERREELTTEGGLDVVGQQASLGPAIARFNDAGIRTSLFIAADPAQIEMAAKLKAPAIEIHTGAWCDAITDGDAAKANTEWQRIFAGAALARSAGLEVHAGHGLDYATAETISELPQIVELNIGFYMIGEALFVGLGETVRAMRAAIDRGRAKAIAA
- the acpS gene encoding holo-ACP synthase; this translates as MIIGIGSDLIDITRIAKVIERHGERFLDRVFTEAERAKAERRAKKSELVAATYAKRFAAKEACSKALGTGIRQGVWWRDMGVVNLPGGRPTMVLTGGAKTRLDALTPPGMTARIDLSITDEWPLAQAFVVISAIPTAAEQAGATSS
- the lepB gene encoding signal peptidase I is translated as MSVTSGTKSESGVGETIRVVIHALIIALIIRTFLFQPFNIPSGSMKATLLVGDYLFVSKYSYGYSHYSIPLSPPLFSGRIFGSDPNRGDVVVFRLPKDDSTDYIKRVIGLPGDRIQMREGLLYINDKPVDRERLSDYVGEDPCGSEATARVKRWKETLPNGVSYETLDCVDNGFYDNTNVYTVPPGHFFMMGDNRDNSTDSRVLSAVGYVPYENIIGRAQMIFFSIAEGEHAWQIWRWPTAVRWGRIFSIVR